DNA from Arthrobacter sp. SLBN-112:
TGAGCACGTATTCAACATCCGGGCCGAAGCCGCCTCCGGTCTCCTGGAGCCAGATGTAGCCCATGATCCGTTCGCCGGCAAAGAGCGCGATGGCCACCCGTTCCCGCAGGCCGTCCTGGGGCCTGGCCGGTACGCGGACCGGCAGCCGGGTGCGGTGCAGTTCCCGGTAGGCGCCGAGGTCCTTGAGCAGCAGTTCGTACTTCCGGGGGCCGCGGCGGGCCAGGATGGATGCTTTCCGGAGTTCATCGATGTCATTGGTGACGGTGGAGTAGGCCAGGACTTTGTTGGCCGCATCCTCGATGAGCACGTGGCTGGAGGTGAGCCGCGCCGTGGTCTGGGCGATCGCGAACAGGTCTTCCTCGAGCAGGGTCAGCACTTCGCTCTGGTAGCTGCGCGGCTGGATCCGGTCCTTGGCGATGGAGAGCAGCCGGTCCCAGTCCGCGGCGGGATCCACCAGCAGCAGCCCTGACCCGGCTGCACGGAGGAGTTCTTCTGCTTCCGCGAGGTCTTCACGCTCGCCCTTCACGGCGACCACCGGGGGCGGGTCCTTCAGGAGGCGACGGAGGGCCGGCAGCGCAGACCGGCCGCGGACCCCGATGAGCAGGACAAAGGCCTTGGCGGCTTCGACTGCCTCATCGTCGGCGTCGACAATGAGGAACCGTTCGATGGCCGGCGCCGACTGGGCGGGCCGGAGGATGAGGCTGGCGAAGCCAAGGGGGAGATCCGAGAGGATGTCATCCACCGTAACCGCGGCCATGGGTTTTCCTTTTGCGTCGATCCCGCCGGACGGCTCTGTCCGGTCACCTCATGCTATCCAGCGTTCTGGGGTGAATTCATGGAATCTGTTCCAACTCCTGGGGTCCATTTTTGGTTTCCAGTCCGAGGCGGGACCCCTGTGGTGAGCGGCGTGCCCGGCAGCAACGCCGAAAGGCGGACCAGCCCATGCTGGTCCGCCTTTGGCGTGGTGTTGTTGGCCCGGGTGCCGGCGGCAGCCTAGATCCAGGCGGGTGCCGGCGGCGCCGGGGTGACCGGTCCGCCGTCGCGCTGTGCCGTGGTTCCGTCCGTGCCGCGGCCGGTGGCCCACTGGGCAATGGCCGGCAGGGACCCGGAAACCACGGTGGGCGAGGCGGCTCCCGTGTCACCGTACGTGAGCGGCGGGGCCGTGCCGGTGACCTCGATGACCAGGTCCTTGTCCGTCCCGCGGGACTGCCAGGCCCCGGTGATGTCCTTGAGCAGCCGTTCCAGGACGGGTGCGGGGACGTCCTTGAACGTGGCTCCGTTGTCCAGGTCCACGGCGTGCACCCATACCTCGCGGGTGCGCATCCACACGGTTTCTTCCGCCGGGACGGTCCTGCCCTGGACGGTTTTGACCTTGTGGTGCCAGGAGTCGGCGGGCAGGTCGCGCCATTCCACGTTCAGGTGCACGGCTGAATGGTCGAACAGGTTCCGCAGTGCGATGGGACTGAGTGTGGCGCCGAAGTCGATCTCGTGGTTGCGGACCTCCACCGAGGGGTACATGGGTGTCTCCACCCCGGTGGCCGCCCACTCCACCAGGCGGGCGACGGCCCGGGCGTTGTAGCCCACGTGGGCCACAACGTGGCGGCGGGTCCAGCCCGGCAGCAGCGAGTCTCCATCGAGTTCCGCGTCGGGGAGCTCGTTGAGCTTGCGGGCGAAGAACGCGGTGCCGCGCCGGGCCTGCAGCAGCCCGTCGAGCAGGACGGGATCGGTGGTCTGGTCGTGCCGGGCAACCATCAGGCTTCCTTGACCACGCGGTTGGTCAGCTGGCCCAGGCCCTCGATGGTGGTCACCAGGACCTGGCCCTCCTGCAGGTAGCGCTTGGGGTCCTGTGCGTGGCCCACGCCGCCGGGGGTGCCGGTGGCGATGACGTCGCCCGGGTTCAGGGTGATGATGGTGGAGATGTAGGAGACCAGGAACTCCGGGGTGAACACCAGGTCCGAGGTGGGGGTGCTCTGCTGGACGTCGCCATCCACGGCGGAGGTCATCAGCGGGCCGGTCGTGAACTCGTCCTTGGTGACCAGGGCCGGCCCGAACGGGGTGGACTTCTCCCACGTCTTGCCCTGCAGCCACTGGATGGTGCGGAACTGGTAGTCGCGCATGCTGATGTCGTTCAGCACGGCGTAGCCGGCGATGTGCTCCGCGGCCTGGGCTTCGGGGATGCGGCGGCCGGACTTGCCGATCACCACGGCGAGCTCGGCTTCCCAGTCCACCGTGTCGGATTCCTGCGGCAGCGCGAGGTCGTCGTTGGGGCCGATCAGGGATTCGGCGTACTTGGCGAACAGGGTGGGGTGCTCGGGAACCTCACGGCCCATTTCCTTGATGTGGTTGCGGTAGTTGTGCCCCACGCAGATGATCTTGCCTGGGGAAGGTACGACGGCGGCGAGGTCGGCGCCGTCGAGCGCGTGCGTTGCGCCGTGGGCTGCCTTCGCCGTGGCTTCCCAGGTGGGATCCTTCAGCAGCGCCCCGACGTCGGAAAAGCCGGGAATTTCGGTGAGGGTGGCACCGTCCTGGCGGACTGCTGCGGTGCCGCCGTTGTCGAGGCGGAGGGTGAGGAGTTTCATTACTTGGTGCGTCCTTCGATGTAGGTGCGGTTGAAGTTCAGGCGCTCAAAGATGGGGGCGTCGCTGAAGCGGAACAAATCAAAATCCGTTTGTGAGCCAGCGTCGGCCTGCAGGGACCAGGCGGCCCAGGACGGGACCACGAACAGGTCGCCCTTGGCCAGGGTCCGGGTTTCGCCGTTCAAGGTCACGGTGCCGGTGCCTTCGAAGACCTGCCAGACGCTGGAGCCCACCTCGCGGACGGTCTCGGTCCAGGCCCCGGCGCGGAAGCGGTGGAATTCGGCGCGGATGGTGGGCATGACGTCCCCGCCGGTGGTGGGGTTGGTGTACCGGATGGCGGCGTGGCCCTGGGAGACGGTGGCGGGGTGGCCCTCGTCCTCGAGGAGCAGCTGCTCGCGCAGGGCGGCGTCCGTGTACTTCCAGCGGTAGGCCGCGATGGGGGAGTTGGTGGTGTCATCCAGGCCGGAGAGCGGGCGCAGTCCGGGGTGCGCCCAGAGCCGCTCGGAACGGGAGATGTCCGGGGTTGCTTCGTCGGTCACGCGCTCGGTGCCGAATTCGAAGAACCCGGCATCGGCGTAGTGCACGAACGGGATGTCCAGCCCGTCGATCCAGGCCATCGGCTCGTCGGTGTCGTTGTGGTGGCCGTGGAAGTTCCAGCCCGGGGTGAGCAGGAAATCGCCGCGGGACATCCGGACGGGGTCACCGTTCACCACGGTCCACACGCCCTCGCCTTCAACGACGAACCGGAAGGCGTTCTGGGAATGGCGGTGCTCCGGGGCGGTTTCCCGCCCACCCAGGTACTGGATGGCGGCCCAGAGTGTGGGCGTGGCGTACGGGGTGCCGGCCAGGCCCGGATTGGCCAGCGCGATGGCGCGGCGTTCCCCACCACGGCCCACGGGCACCAGGTCCCCGGCGCGGGCGGCCAGAGGATAGAGGTCATCCCACCGCCACACATGCGGAACCGCTTTGGGGGACGGGACCATGGGCATCAGGTCCGCGATCTCCGTCCACAACGGAATCAGGTTTTCTTTATCGAAATCCTTGTACAGCTGCTCAAGCTGGGCAGCCTCCTCAGGGGTGGGCTCGGGAACATGGTGTTCCTGTGCCACGGATTCGTGCGTTTGGTTTTCAGCGCTGATCGACACTGGCCTTCTCCTTGCGTGCGGACTGATTGCGACGTGGATTCGACCCTAGGGAAAATGTGCTGTGATCCGAAGCATATTCTGGTAAGCAGAATTTAGGGGGTGGGAGCGGCCTGGGTTCCCTCAGCTGGGTCCCGAACCGTCCACCGGATTGGCCGCGATGTCGATTTCCAGCTGGCGCCGGGTTTCCATCATGACGCCCACCAGTCCGGCGTCGAACAGGGGCCGGAACCGTGCCACCGGGGTGGCCACGCTCAAAGCTCCCACCACCATGCCCCTGCCGTTGTGCAGCGCCATCCCGAAGGCGCTGATGCCCTCCTCGGTGCCCTCGAAATTGGCGGCAAATCCGTTGGCGCGGACAGACTCAAGCTCGCGCAGGAATGTGGGGTACTCGGCGTCCGGGATGTAGTCCCCGCCGAGCTCCGCATTGGGACTGCGGAACAACTGCTCCAGCACAGCGGGATCCAGTTCGGCCAGGATGGCTTTTCCGCCCGAGGCCTTGTGCGCCGGAAGCAGGGTTCCCTGCCGGTCCCCGACGCGCAGGATGTTGGTGCTTTCGACCGTATCCAGGAAGCGGACCTTGGTGCCCACCCGGATCATCAGATTGACCGTCTCGTTGGTGCGTGCACACAGCAGCTCCATGTGCGGCCGGGAGATGTCCCGCAGCTGCCGCGTCCAGCTGAAACCCGCCGGGCCGGCACCCATCGCCGGGCCTGGCACATACCGGCGGGTCTCGTCCTGGATGGCGAAACCACGGTATACCAGCATGGCCAGGAGCCGGTGGGCCGTGGACGGGGCCACCCCGAGCTCCGCTGCGGCGTCCTTGAGCCGCAGGCTGCCCACGTCCCGCAGGAGCTGGAGGAGCTGCAGGGCGTTGTCCACCGCTTCAATGGAGTAAGTAGGTTTCCGCCGGGCCGGAAGATTCTGCATAACAGAATCTTATGGGCGCCGCGGTATGACTGCCAGCACAGTGGTGGGATGAATCACACAACTTCCGCTGCAGCGCCGCAGCGCACGGACGCCCCCGTTCCGGGTGCAGGCCTTTCCGGGTTTCCCCGGCGTTCCATGCTTGCCGTCCTGGTGTGCTGGCTGCTGGTCGTTTTCGACGGCTATGACCTGATCGTCTACGGCACGGTCCAGGGCTCGCTCATCAATGACACCGGCTGGGGCCTGACCAAGGCAACGGCCGGCACCATCGGGTCGATGGCCTTCATCGGCATGATGATCGGAGCGGTCTTCGCCGGCCGCATGTCCGACACCTGGGGCCGGCGGCGCACCATCATCGGCTGCGCCATCGTGTTCTCCGTCTTCACCATCTTCTGCGCCTTTGCACCCAGCGCACCGGTCTTCGGCGGCCTGCGCCTGCTGGCCGGCATCGGACTGGGCGGCCTGGTGCCCTCCGCCAATGCCCTGGTGGCCGAGCTGGTTCCGGAAAAGTGGCGATCCACCATCGCCACCCTCATGATGTCCGGCGTTCCCATCGGCGGCTCCATCGCAGCACTGGTGGGCATCCCGCTGATTCCGGCCTTCGGCTGGCCCGTCATGTTCCTGGTGGCCGTCGTGGCCCTGGTGGTGGTCATCCCGCTGGGGCTTCGCTACCTGCCGGAGACCCTGGCAGCCAAACCTGCCGGCGCAGCCGTCAGCGCCGCCAAGGAATCCGTCGGCTTCGGTTCCCTGCTTCGGGCGCCCTACCTTGGAACCAGCCTGCTGTTTGCCTTCGGCACACTGGTGACCCTCTTCGCCTGGTACGGGTTGGGCACCTGGCTGCCCAACCTCATGCAGCTGGCGGGCTACAACCTTGGATCAGCGCTGACGTTCGCGCTGGCGCTCAACCTGGGCGCGGTGGCGGGCTCGGTGCTGACCGCCTGGGCCGGCACACGGTTCGGGCCCATTCCCACGGCGATCGCGGCGGCAGCGGTTGCCGCCGTTGCCCTGGTGGTCCTGGTGACCGGGCCGCCCGTCGCCGTCGTCTATTTCATGCTGGTGCTGGCCGGCGTGGGAACGCACGGCACCCAGTGCCTGATCATCGCCGCCGTGGCCAGCCACTATCCGGCACACCTTCGAGGCACCGCCCTTGGCTGGGCGCTGGGCGTGGGCCGGATCGGTGCAGTGGCCGCCCCGCAGGCCGGCGGGCTCCTGCTCGCGGCGGGCCTGGGCGTCAATTCAAACTTCCTGGCGTTTGCCGGAGCAGCAGCCGCAGCAGCAGTCCTCATTGCTGCAGTCGGCATCAAAATCAAGAAATCAACAGCAGTAGGAGTTTCCAATGTCTAACGTCAAAGCGTCCACCGACGTCCTCGTGGTGGGCGGCGGCATGGCCGGGCTTGCCGGAGCGCTCGCACTTCGCGAAAACGGCGCCGATGTCACCCTGGTTGAAGTGGCACCCGCCTTCGGCGAAGTGGGCGCCGGCCTGCAGATGGCCCCCAACGCCTCCCGCGTCCTCAAGCGCTGGGGCCTCCTGGAGAAGGCGCTGGAAATCGGCGTCCAGCCCAAGCACCTGGTGTTCCGCGACGCGGTCACCGGCGAGGAACTGACCCGCCAGACCCTTGGCGGCGAGTTCGAGGAACGCTACGGCGCCCCGTACGTCGTCATCCACCGCAGCGACCTGCACCGGATCCTGCTCGAGGCCTGCCAGGAAGCCGGCGTCACCATGGTGAACGATGTCCTGGTGCAGAAAGTGGAAACCGATGGCGACCGGGCCCGCGCCTACACCGCCAAGGGCGAGGTTTTCGAAGCCGACGCCATCCTGGCTGCGGACGGGCTGAAGTCCACCCTGCGCGGCACAGTTGCCAATGACGGCCCGGTGAACTCGGCCTACGTGGCGTACCGCGGCACGGTGCCCATCACGGAGGAGACCCCCGCCGCGGACCTGGAGGACGTCATTGTCTACCTGGGCCCGGACTGCCACCTTGTCCAGTACCCGCTGCGGAAGGGCCAGCTGCTCAACACCGTGGCAGTGTTCAAGTCCCCGTCGTTTGAGCGCGGCGAAGAGCAGTACGGCGGCGTGGACGAACTCCAGGCAGCCTACAAGGACTGCGTCCCCGCTGTTCAGGAAGCCCTGAAGAACCTGGCCACCGGCATCCGCTGGCCTATGTACGACCGCGATCCCATCGAGAACTGGGTCTCCGGCCGCATGGCGCTGATTGGCGACGCCGCCCACCCGATGCTGCAGTACCTGGCCCAGGGTGCCTGCCAGGCGCTGGAGGACGCGGCAGTGCTCCAGGACGTGGCCCGCAGCAGGGTCTTCACCACCGGGGGAATCGACGCCGGTGCCTGGGAGGCTGCCTTCCGCGAGTTCAACCAAGCCCGTGCCGCACGGACGGCGCGCGTCCAGCGCACCGCCCGTATCTGGGGCGAGTCTTGGCACGTGGGCGGTGTGGCACGGGTGCTGCGGAACATGCTGTTCAAGAGCCGGGGCGACAACAACTTCCAGTACAACGACTGGCTGTACGGCCGCAACGAGCCCGGCGTTCCGGCAGAGGTTCCGGCCGGGGCCAAGCTGGTGGAAGCCTAAGCGCTGCGTTCCAAGGCGGGCGTACGACGGCGGTCTCTCCCGCCGTCGTACGCCCGCCTTTGGTCTGGGCTGGGTAACACAATCCATTGCTCCGTATCTGTCCTTTTGACGCCTGAAAACGGCAGGTACGGAGCAGTGGATTCCTCTAGTGGGGCGCGGGGCCCGTCGATTCGCGGATGGTCAGGTGGGTGGGCATGACGGCGAGTTGGCGGGTGGCGCTTCCCGCGAGCGGGTTGAGCTGGGCCAGCAGCATGGACACCGCCACCCTGCCCGCCTGCTCGATGGGGCTGGAGATGGTGGTCAGCGGGGGATTGCAGAAGTCCGCACCGAAAATATCATCCGATCCGATGATGCTCATGTCCGCGGGCACCCGGATACCGCGGGCCTGCAGGCGCTGGAGCATGCCGATGGCCAGCAGGTCATTGAAGACGATGCAGGCTGTTGCGCCTGTCCGCACCGCTGCGTCCGCGGCCGCGGCCCCCGACGTCGTCTTCGGTGTGTAGGGCCCAATCCGGTGGACCTCCATGCCGCGCTTCGTCGCGTCCTCCTCGAAGACTTTCCACCGCATCTGGTTGGACCAGGATGTGGGCGGTCCGGCAACGTAGCAGACCTTGTGGTGGCCCAGCGATGCCAGGTGCTCCAGTGCCTGGATAATCGCAGACGGCGTATCGATCATCACGGTGGGCGTGCTGGTGGAGGCCCGGTTGAACGTCACCAGGGGCTGCGACCGGGAGACCTCTGCCAGCTGGGCATCCGTCAGGCGTGAGGCGGCGAGGATGAAGCCATCGGCGGACTTGCGCATCTTGTGCAGCGCATCCAGCTCCATCTCACTGGATTCCTCGGTATCCACCAGGAGCTGGGTAACGCCGGCGGCCTTGAGCTGGTGCTGGGTGCCCCTGATGATGTCGAAGTAGAACGGATTGGTGATGTCGGGCACCAGCACGGCGACGGCGTTGGTCCGTCCTGAGCTAAGTCCGCGGGCCTGGGAGCTGGGGACGTAATTCAGTTCCGCTGCCGCTTCCTCGATCCGTACGCGCGTCCGCGGGTTCACCCGCTCCGGCCGCGCCAGTGCCCGTGACACTGTGGAAGTAGCCACACCCGCCAGTTCCGCCACGTCGCGGATCGTGGGCGGGCGGTCCCGCTGGGTGCGCCCGTCGAGGCTGGCCGGAGCTGACGCCCTGGTTTCTGGGTTTGCCATCGCTGCAGGCCTTTCCTTGCGGAGCTGGACACCGGGGCCATCTGCGGCGTCGGGGCCTGGTCTCCGGAATGACTGATGCATCCATCAGAGCACTTATGGCAATTTTTGGCAACCGCTTGCCAGCGGCTTGCCGTCCTTCCTAGACTGACTCTCAAGTCGCCTGCAGTGATGTCCGCCACAGGATGGATGTGGCCATGCGGGTGTCCTAGAGGAGAAAAAACAATGAGGTTTAAATCGACTACTGGGCTTGCGGCGATCGTCACGGCTGCAGCACTCGCCCTGACCGGTTGCGGATCGTCCGGCTCCGGCGGCGGAGGCTCTACAAACGCGGATGGCAAGGTGGACGGCACGGGCAAGACCCTCAACGTCCTGGTCGGCGTCCTGAGCCAGTACCCGGAGCAGCAAAAGCAATGGCAGAGCGATATCGCCGCCAAGTTCAAGGCTGAGACCGGGGCCGACGTGAAGTTCGAGACCTTCGCTTCGGCGAACGATGAACTCACCCGCATCCAGACGTCCGTGGTCTCCGGGCAGGGCCCGGATGTCTATGGACTGGGCACGACTTTCACCCCCACTGCCTTCTCCACCAAGGCATTCGTCACCCTCTCCGACGACGACTGGAAGAAGGTGGGCGGCAAGGACCGGTTCAACCCGGCAGCCCTTGGCATCTCCGGACCGGACAAGGACCACCAGGTTGGCATTCCCTTCGTCAGCCGCCCGTTCGTGATGGCCTACAACAAGGACCTCCTGGCCGCTGCCGGCATCGACAAGCCAGCCACCACCTGGGACGAGCTTGCCGCGCAGGCCAAGAAGATGACCAAGGGCGACACCTACGGCATCGCCACCGGATACAAGGACAACTTCGACCCCTGGAAGTTCATCTGGGCCATGTCGGTCCAGGCCGGAAACCCGCTGGTGGACGGCAACAAGCTGAAGATGGATGACCCAGCGGTCAAGAAGGCGTACCAGACGTACTTCGGCTGGCTGACCAACGACAAGATCGTCGACCCCGCTTCCGTGGGCTGGAGCAACAGCAACGCCGTGGCCGCCTTTGCCAGCGGCAAGGCCGGCTACCTGATGATGACCACCGCCACCTCCATCCCGACGCTCGATAAGTCGGCAATTGCCGGCAAGTACGAGTACGCCCTGATGCCCACCGTCGCACCCGGCGAGACACAGTCCAAGTCCGACGGCGACGCCGCCAGCATCCTCTCCGGCGACAACCTCGTGGTGGCGGACTACTCCAAGCAGCAGGACCTGGCCTTCGCATACATCAAGCTGATCACGTCCAAGGACGAGCAGCTGAACTACCAGAAGACATTCGGTGACCTGCCGGCCAACGCCGAGGCACTCGCGAGCCTGACCGACCCCAAGCTCAAGCCGATGGCCGACGCCGCGGCCAAGTCCAAGGCGACCCCCTTCACCGGCGCCTGGGGTGATATCCAGCTCGCACTCCTGAACGTAACGGTGCAGTCCGTTCCGGACCTCGCCGCCGGAAAGGTCGACGAATCTGCCCTTGAACAAAGGATCCAGGACGCCCAGAACAAGGGCCAGGCTTCCCTGGACCGTGCCTCCAAAGGATAAGTTCTGATGTCAACCGATGCCTCCAACGAAGTCCGGCTTGCGGCGGAGTCCGCCGCAAGCCGGGCGGCCCGGGATGCTGATGCAACCGGGCACAAGCCTGACCACAATGACGGGCCGCGCCGAAAGGGCCTGAGCGAACGGAACCGGCCGCTCTGGATGCTGATCCCCGGCGGGGTCCTGATGATCATCATCATCGTGCTGCCGCTCCTGCTCGGCATCTACATGTCCGTGCTTAACCTGGACCAGTACACGCTGCGCAAATGGATCAGTGCACCGTTCATCGGAGTCGAAAACTTCGTTGAAGCCGTCACTGCCTCGCCCCTGCTGCACGCTGTCTGGCTCAGTGTCAGCTACTCCCTGCTGGCCATGGTGGTGACGCTGCCCCTGGGCATCGCTGCCGCCGTCGCAACCCAGAACGCCTTCAAGGGCCGCGCCGTCATCCGGTCGGTCTTCCTCATCCCGTACGTCCTTCCTTCCTTCGTGGTGGCAACCGTATGGCGCACCATGCTGCGGCCGGGCGGAATAGTGGACGAGGCCCTCGGGAGCGTGGGAATCCATACTGGGCTGTGGCTCAACGGCCCGCAGACCTTCTGGACGCTGGTACTGGTCCAGATCTGGGCCTCCTGGCCTTTCATCTACCTGCTGGCGCTGTCCGGCCTGCAGTCTGTGGACCACGAGGTCCACGAAGCGTCCGCGCTCGACGGTGCTCTGTGGTGGAACAAGCTCCGGTACGTCGTGTTCCCTTACCTCAAGGGGCCGCTGGCGCTGGCATTCCTGATTGGCATGCTGCACCACATCAACAACTTCACGCTCCCGTTCGTGCTGTTCGGTGTTCCTGCGCCTGCGGACGTGGAAGTCCTCCCGATCCTCACGTACGTTACGAGTTTCCAGAGCTTCCGCTTCGGCTTGAGCGCAGCGATGGCCTTCGTCTCCCTGGTGCTCGTCGCCATTCCGTTGTTCGTCTACCTTCGCGCCGTAAAGCTCGACGACGCCGAATCACCAGGGGGCAAGAAATGAGTACCACGACAGCCAAACGGCAGGGCGCGCCGGTCTTCGAGGTCGACCGTCCGGGGTCGCATCGACAGCATGAGGTGCTGCGGCTGCTGCCAAACCCCCTGTTGATCATCGTCCTGGTGTTCCTGGGCGCCCTGGTCCTGATTCCGGTGCTGTATATCTTCCTGGCCTCGGTGAACTCGGACATCGGGGTGGCCAACGGGGAATTCTGGCCGTCGACTGTAACGTTCGAGAACTATTCGAAGATCTGGACCAGCGTGGGCCTGGCCAACGGCCTCGCCAACAGCGTGCTGGTGGCGGGAGCAACCGCAGTGGTCTCCGCCGCGCTGTCCGTGTCCACCGCGTTCGTCCTGGTCCGCTACAGCTTCCGCGGCAGGCTGAGCATCCTCCGCGGCCTGCTGGCACTGCAGTCCGTGCCCGGGACCCTCATGGTGCTGCCGGTCTTCGTCCTGTTCTCCTCGGCCGCCACCTACCTGGGGATCCAGGTCATCGGAACCCAGTGGGGCCTGTTCGTGACCTACTTGACGTTCGCCATGCCGTTCTCCACGTGGGTCATGGTCACCTACCTCCGCGGGCTTCCCAAGGAGCTTGAAGAAGCAGCCCGGATCGACGGCGCGTCCAACCTCGGAGTGCTGTTCCGGATCATCCTCCCGCTGAGCTGGCCCGGCATCGTTGTTTCCGGCATTTTCGCCTTCCTGCTCGGCTGGAATGACGTGTTGTTCGCATCGGTGATGACGCGGCCGGAAAGCCAGACGGCCGCCGTCGCACTTCAAATCTTTGGCGCTTCCCAGGAAGGCGGGGCCATCCCGTTCTACGGCCAGTTGATGGCGGCGGCCCTTGTCTGCGCGGCACCAGTAGTCATTCTGTACCTGATTTTCCAGCGTTACCTAGTAGGCGGGCTCACCGCCGGAGGAGTTAAATAACCATGGTTTCGACCACCCAGGTCACCTGGCAGCTGTCAGGCTTCGGCGATGAAATCGACGACGACCCAGCCGTCCAGACAGCAGTACTGCAGGCCCTCGGGGCCAACCACATCGAGGTCCGCAGCGCCTGGGGCACCAATATCGTGGACCTGAGCGATGAACAGCTCAAATCCCTTGCGTCTCTGCTGGCGGAGAAAGGCATGAAGGTCTCGGCCATCGCTTCCCCCATCGGAAAGGTTGATGTCAGCCTCCCGGTGGAGCACGAAGTGGAACGGCTGCGCCGGGCGGTGAACGCGGCGAAGGTCCTGGACGCCAGGTACATCCGCATCTTCTCGTTCTACTACGGCGAATCGGTGCCGGTGGAAAGCATCCGCGACGCCGTCATGGAGCGCATGCGTGCACTCGCCGATGTAGCGGAGGAAGGCGGCGTGATCCTCCTGCACGAGAACGAAAAGGACATCTTCGGCGACGTTCCGGACCGTGTCCTGGACATCATTGAGACGGTCAATTCGCCGGCCCTGAAGGTGGCCTGGGATGCCGCCA
Protein-coding regions in this window:
- a CDS encoding carbohydrate ABC transporter permease, producing MSTDASNEVRLAAESAASRAARDADATGHKPDHNDGPRRKGLSERNRPLWMLIPGGVLMIIIIVLPLLLGIYMSVLNLDQYTLRKWISAPFIGVENFVEAVTASPLLHAVWLSVSYSLLAMVVTLPLGIAAAVATQNAFKGRAVIRSVFLIPYVLPSFVVATVWRTMLRPGGIVDEALGSVGIHTGLWLNGPQTFWTLVLVQIWASWPFIYLLALSGLQSVDHEVHEASALDGALWWNKLRYVVFPYLKGPLALAFLIGMLHHINNFTLPFVLFGVPAPADVEVLPILTYVTSFQSFRFGLSAAMAFVSLVLVAIPLFVYLRAVKLDDAESPGGKK
- a CDS encoding carbohydrate ABC transporter permease, with the translated sequence MSTTTAKRQGAPVFEVDRPGSHRQHEVLRLLPNPLLIIVLVFLGALVLIPVLYIFLASVNSDIGVANGEFWPSTVTFENYSKIWTSVGLANGLANSVLVAGATAVVSAALSVSTAFVLVRYSFRGRLSILRGLLALQSVPGTLMVLPVFVLFSSAATYLGIQVIGTQWGLFVTYLTFAMPFSTWVMVTYLRGLPKELEEAARIDGASNLGVLFRIILPLSWPGIVVSGIFAFLLGWNDVLFASVMTRPESQTAAVALQIFGASQEGGAIPFYGQLMAAALVCAAPVVILYLIFQRYLVGGLTAGGVK
- a CDS encoding sugar phosphate isomerase/epimerase family protein is translated as MVSTTQVTWQLSGFGDEIDDDPAVQTAVLQALGANHIEVRSAWGTNIVDLSDEQLKSLASLLAEKGMKVSAIASPIGKVDVSLPVEHEVERLRRAVNAAKVLDARYIRIFSFYYGESVPVESIRDAVMERMRALADVAEEGGVILLHENEKDIFGDVPDRVLDIIETVNSPALKVAWDAANFVQVGVKPFDEAYAKLRPHLEYLQVKDALFENGHVVPAGEGDGDVLRTVEALKADGYQGFASLEPHLAGAHGLGGFSGPTAFGIAARAFAKVTAEAGVQTA